A stretch of Bradyrhizobium sp. AZCC 2262 DNA encodes these proteins:
- a CDS encoding NmrA family NAD(P)-binding protein — protein sequence MNQQGNALSLKIRRKHMFLVMGITGKVGGATAEHLLAHGKKVRALVRNREKALSWANQGVELVDGDWNDSAAIERALKGVEGAFVMLPAVWAPSPDYKEAKGVIANYVEALTKTAPSRVVALSSMGANRTSGLGMITALSLMEQGFRDLTSPIAFVRAGGFFENFLYGLQVAQSGTLPVYYNPTNRKSTMVATNDIGAEVATLLSGPAWSGRRVVELGSMISADEIAEQLGEVLNLDVKAFAVPRAGWAEAFEQFGIPKGHTGPAEEMFEAVNAGWMDLGVDGTEHVVGTTSARDVFAAAQKAVTA from the coding sequence TTGAACCAACAGGGCAATGCTCTGTCCCTCAAGATCAGGAGAAAACACATGTTTTTAGTAATGGGAATCACAGGAAAGGTGGGCGGCGCAACGGCGGAACATCTGTTGGCGCACGGCAAGAAAGTACGCGCGCTGGTCCGCAATCGCGAGAAGGCGTTAAGCTGGGCGAACCAGGGCGTGGAACTGGTGGACGGCGATTGGAATGATTCGGCGGCCATCGAGCGAGCGCTCAAAGGCGTCGAAGGCGCGTTCGTCATGTTGCCGGCTGTATGGGCGCCCTCGCCCGATTACAAAGAAGCCAAGGGCGTGATTGCGAACTATGTCGAGGCGCTCACCAAGACTGCGCCTTCGCGCGTGGTTGCGCTTTCGTCGATGGGCGCGAACAGAACCAGTGGGCTCGGGATGATCACGGCCTTGTCGCTCATGGAGCAAGGTTTTCGCGACCTGACATCCCCAATCGCATTTGTGCGCGCAGGCGGCTTCTTCGAAAACTTCCTCTACGGCTTGCAGGTCGCCCAGAGCGGAACGCTACCGGTCTACTACAACCCGACAAACCGGAAATCGACCATGGTCGCGACGAACGATATCGGCGCGGAAGTCGCAACCCTTTTGAGCGGGCCAGCCTGGTCGGGACGGCGCGTCGTCGAGCTTGGTTCGATGATCAGCGCGGATGAAATCGCGGAGCAATTGGGTGAAGTCCTGAATCTCGACGTGAAAGCCTTTGCAGTCCCGCGTGCCGGGTGGGCGGAAGCGTTCGAACAATTCGGCATCCCGAAGGGCCACACCGGACCTGCCGAAGAAATGTTTGAGGCCGTGAATGCAGGATGGATGGACCTCGGAGTCGACGGCACGGAGCACGTAGTGGGTACAACGTCCGCACGCGATGTATTCGCGGCGGCCCAGAAGGCCGTGACGGCGTGA
- a CDS encoding DoxX family protein has translation MSETMNLHQAPEAVNLHRAPWAGLIMSAAVVVALVADGTIQLFAPAQIAGMLQETGFAMDLTRIVGPIILACAILYAVPATAVLGAILVTGFLGGAICAHVRIGELGSPPEIISLLLGALTWGGLYARDPRIRALLPLIR, from the coding sequence ATGTCCGAAACTATGAACCTTCATCAGGCGCCGGAAGCCGTGAACCTGCATCGCGCTCCGTGGGCCGGCCTGATCATGAGCGCGGCTGTCGTCGTCGCTCTGGTGGCAGATGGCACTATTCAGCTTTTCGCGCCGGCACAGATCGCGGGCATGTTGCAGGAAACCGGGTTCGCGATGGACCTGACCCGCATCGTGGGTCCGATCATACTCGCCTGCGCCATCCTTTACGCCGTCCCGGCTACCGCCGTCCTCGGCGCGATCCTGGTGACGGGCTTTCTGGGCGGCGCCATCTGCGCCCATGTCCGCATCGGTGAATTGGGGTCGCCGCCGGAAATCATTTCCCTGCTTCTGGGCGCGCTGACATGGGGCGGCCTCTACGCGCGCGATCCCCGTATCCGGGCCCTTCTGCCGCTCATCCGTTGA